One window from the genome of Methylomarinovum caldicuralii encodes:
- a CDS encoding type I restriction endonuclease subunit R — translation MNVLKEQEIETQLIEKLKALKYTYCPDIRDREALERNFREKFESLNRVTLTDSEFQRLLDEIVTPDVFANAERLRNRNTFEREDGTPLHYQLVNLKDWCKNTFEVVNQLRINTKSSHHRYDVILLINGLPLVQIELKSLQVSPRKGMQQIIDYRNDPGNGYTNSLLCFMQLFIVSNRSQTWYFANNNNEHFAFNVEERFLPIYRWAAPDNKKITHLDAFADAFLAKCTLAEMLSRYMVLIQNERKLMMMRPYQIYAVKAIVDSIHENRGNGYIWHTTGSGKTLTSFKASTLLKDNADIEKCLFVVDRKDLDKQTREEFNRFQSGCVEENTNTETLVQRLLSDDYKDKVIVTTIQKLGLALDANHRKQYRQRLKPLCDKRIVFIFDECHRSQFGDNHKAIREFFPRAQLFGFTGTPIFEQNATYRRIEGDEARLATTKDIFDKQLHAYTITHAIDDGNVLRFHVDYFKPKGAPVKPGEVLAKRAVVEAILEKHDAATNERKFNALFATASIDDAIEYFHLFQEIQNERAEADENFIPLNIACVFSPPAEGNRDVAQLQEDLPQELEDNKVDPNRKKAALKEIIANYNARYGTNHDLANFDSYYQDVQQRIKDQKYPNSDLPRKKKIDITIVVDMLLTGFDSQYLNTLYVDKNLKYHGLIQAFSRTNRVLNDSKPYGNILDFRAQKNAVDEAIALFSGEAPDRAKEVWLVDPAPKVIEKLEEATQKLKEFMAAQGLDARPEEVANLKGDEARAGFIERFKEVRRLTTQLGQYTDLDEEQKAKIETLMPSDDLRTFSAQYLETAKRLQEEGKTRKDDPDDPIQQLDFEFVLFDSALIDYDYIMKLIARFSGQPPKKQKMTREQLMGLLASSARLMDEREDLEAYIATLKEGEGLSEEEVRKGYEQFKARRQAEELARIAEKHELPVEALQDFVDHILDRYIFDPDALTELFRPKGLGWKARARAELALMEDLIPLLRRKAEGGELSGLEVYEDA, via the coding sequence ATGAATGTGTTGAAAGAACAAGAAATAGAAACCCAACTCATAGAGAAGCTGAAGGCGCTCAAATACACCTACTGCCCCGACATCCGCGACCGCGAGGCGCTGGAGCGCAATTTTCGCGAGAAGTTCGAATCGCTCAACCGGGTGACGCTGACCGATAGCGAGTTCCAGCGCCTGCTGGACGAGATCGTGACGCCCGATGTCTTCGCAAACGCTGAGCGCCTGAGAAACCGCAATACCTTCGAGCGTGAGGACGGCACCCCCCTGCACTACCAGCTTGTCAACCTCAAGGACTGGTGCAAGAACACCTTCGAGGTCGTCAACCAGCTGCGCATCAATACCAAAAGCAGCCATCATCGCTACGACGTCATCCTGCTCATCAACGGCCTGCCGTTGGTGCAGATCGAACTGAAATCGCTCCAGGTCTCGCCGCGCAAGGGGATGCAGCAGATCATCGACTACCGCAACGACCCCGGCAACGGCTACACCAACAGCCTGCTCTGCTTCATGCAGTTGTTCATCGTCAGCAACCGCAGCCAAACCTGGTACTTTGCCAACAACAATAACGAGCACTTCGCTTTCAATGTGGAGGAACGCTTCCTGCCGATTTACCGCTGGGCTGCGCCCGACAACAAGAAAATCACCCACCTCGACGCCTTTGCGGATGCCTTCCTCGCCAAGTGCACCCTGGCCGAGATGCTCAGCCGCTACATGGTGCTCATCCAGAATGAGCGCAAGCTCATGATGATGCGCCCTTACCAGATCTATGCCGTCAAGGCCATCGTTGACAGCATCCACGAGAACCGGGGCAACGGCTACATCTGGCACACCACCGGCAGTGGCAAGACGCTGACCTCCTTCAAGGCCTCTACCCTGCTCAAGGACAACGCCGACATCGAGAAATGCCTGTTCGTGGTCGACCGCAAGGATCTCGACAAGCAGACCCGGGAGGAATTCAACCGCTTCCAGTCGGGGTGCGTGGAGGAGAACACCAACACTGAAACCCTCGTGCAGCGGCTGCTCTCGGACGACTACAAGGACAAGGTCATCGTCACCACCATCCAGAAGCTGGGCCTGGCGCTCGATGCCAATCATCGCAAACAATACCGCCAGCGGCTGAAACCCTTGTGCGACAAGCGCATCGTGTTCATTTTCGACGAGTGCCACCGCTCCCAGTTCGGTGACAACCACAAGGCCATCCGCGAGTTCTTCCCCAGGGCCCAGCTCTTCGGCTTCACCGGCACGCCCATCTTTGAGCAGAACGCCACCTATCGGCGCATCGAAGGCGATGAGGCACGTCTGGCCACCACTAAGGACATCTTCGACAAGCAGCTGCACGCCTACACCATCACCCACGCCATCGACGACGGCAACGTGCTGCGTTTTCATGTGGACTACTTCAAGCCAAAGGGCGCCCCCGTCAAGCCGGGCGAAGTCCTCGCCAAGCGGGCCGTGGTCGAGGCGATTCTGGAGAAGCACGACGCCGCCACCAACGAGCGCAAGTTCAACGCGCTCTTCGCCACCGCTTCCATCGACGACGCCATCGAATACTTCCATCTGTTTCAAGAGATCCAGAACGAGCGGGCCGAGGCGGACGAGAATTTCATCCCCTTGAATATCGCCTGCGTCTTCTCGCCCCCCGCAGAAGGCAACCGTGACGTCGCCCAGCTGCAGGAGGACCTGCCGCAGGAGCTGGAAGACAACAAGGTCGATCCTAATCGTAAGAAAGCGGCGCTCAAGGAGATCATCGCCAACTACAACGCGCGCTATGGAACCAACCACGATCTGGCCAATTTCGACAGCTACTACCAAGATGTGCAGCAGCGCATCAAGGACCAGAAATACCCCAACAGCGACCTGCCGCGCAAGAAGAAGATCGACATCACCATCGTGGTGGACATGCTGCTCACCGGCTTCGATTCGCAATATCTCAATACCCTCTATGTGGACAAGAACCTGAAGTATCACGGCCTGATCCAGGCCTTCTCGCGCACCAACCGGGTACTCAATGACTCCAAGCCCTATGGCAACATCCTCGACTTCCGCGCACAGAAAAATGCAGTGGACGAAGCCATCGCGCTCTTCTCGGGCGAGGCGCCTGATCGGGCCAAGGAGGTCTGGCTGGTGGATCCCGCGCCCAAGGTGATCGAAAAGCTCGAAGAAGCCACGCAAAAGCTCAAGGAATTCATGGCCGCCCAAGGCCTGGACGCCCGCCCCGAAGAGGTGGCCAACCTCAAGGGCGACGAGGCCCGCGCCGGCTTTATCGAACGCTTCAAGGAAGTGCGCCGGCTCACCACCCAGCTGGGCCAGTACACCGACCTGGACGAAGAGCAAAAAGCAAAGATCGAGACGCTGATGCCCAGCGACGACCTGCGCACCTTCTCGGCCCAGTACCTGGAGACCGCCAAGCGCCTGCAGGAAGAGGGTAAAACGCGAAAGGACGACCCCGACGACCCCATCCAGCAGCTCGATTTCGAGTTCGTGCTGTTCGACTCGGCGCTGATCGATTACGACTACATCATGAAGCTCATCGCCCGCTTTAGCGGCCAGCCGCCCAAGAAGCAGAAGATGACCCGCGAGCAGCTCATGGGGCTGCTTGCCTCCAGCGCCCGGCTGATGGACGAACGCGAAGATCTGGAAGCTTACATCGCCACCCTCAAGGAGGGCGAGGGCCTGAGCGAAGAAGAGGTCCGCAAAGGCTACGAACAGTTCAAGGCCCGGCGCCAGGCCGAGGAGCTGGCTCGCATTGCCGAGAAGCACGAGCTCCCCGTCGAGGCGTTACAGGACTTTGTCGATCACATCCTGGATCGCTACATCTTCGACCCGGATGCGCTGACCGAACTGTTCCGGCCCAAGGGTCTGGGCTGGAAGGCTCGCGCTCGCGCTGAGCTGGCACTAATGGAAGACCTGATCCCGCTCTTGCGCCGCAAGGCCGAAGGGGGTGAGCTCTCTGGACTGGAGGTGTATGAAGATGCTTGA
- a CDS encoding DUF6079 family protein has product MEAIFDSPRFAFVADSIRRVKDRFEQILIARKDVKFVVAERLLKKTGEQQVKIREYLTPFAKFYGHMNGELRDALCLYQPGIEDLGGDPADDLLFQVETVPIQAFYPPGRKNISDEALAVNELRTA; this is encoded by the coding sequence TTGGAGGCCATCTTCGACAGCCCCCGTTTCGCCTTCGTGGCCGACAGCATCCGCCGGGTCAAGGACCGCTTCGAGCAGATCCTCATCGCCCGCAAGGACGTGAAGTTCGTCGTCGCCGAGCGCCTGCTCAAGAAGACCGGCGAGCAGCAGGTCAAGATCCGCGAGTACCTCACACCGTTCGCCAAGTTCTACGGCCACATGAACGGGGAGCTGCGCGACGCGCTCTGTCTTTACCAGCCCGGCATCGAGGACCTGGGCGGAGACCCGGCCGACGACCTCCTTTTCCAGGTGGAAACTGTACCGATTCAAGCCTTTTATCCGCCAGGTCGCAAGAATATTTCCGACGAGGCGCTAGCAGTGAATGAACTGAGGACAGCATGA
- the brxF gene encoding BREX-3 system P-loop-containing protein BrxF, giving the protein MAEPLADQVLRKIGEVCSLYHRLILMVGPAGSGKTSALQEVSASTSAPLINVNLELSRRMLDLTGRGRALQLPRLLGEIVGEATGELVLLDNIEILFDVHLKQDPLRLLQGLSRNKTVVAAWNGSIVDGHMTYAVPDHPEYRRYPIRDFLVVSPSVTT; this is encoded by the coding sequence ATGGCGGAGCCCTTGGCGGATCAGGTCCTGCGAAAGATCGGCGAGGTGTGCTCCCTCTATCACCGCCTGATCCTGATGGTGGGCCCGGCGGGAAGCGGGAAGACGTCCGCGTTGCAGGAGGTGTCGGCCTCGACCTCCGCACCGCTCATCAACGTCAACCTCGAGCTGTCTCGCCGGATGCTGGACCTGACCGGACGGGGGCGGGCTCTGCAGCTACCGCGGCTCTTGGGCGAAATCGTGGGTGAAGCCACAGGCGAGCTGGTTTTGCTCGACAACATCGAGATCCTTTTCGATGTTCACCTGAAGCAGGATCCTTTGCGTCTGCTTCAGGGATTGTCCCGGAACAAGACGGTCGTGGCCGCCTGGAACGGATCCATCGTGGATGGTCACATGACCTACGCCGTCCCGGACCACCCCGAATACCGCCGCTACCCGATTCGCGATTTTCTGGTGGTGAGTCCCTCGGTGACGACATGA
- a CDS encoding helix-turn-helix domain-containing protein, with amino-acid sequence MDEKPGAVLTIDELSAYLKIPKSTLYKLVREGKVPCQKIGRHWRFRKVAIDRWLEETHGDTTNRQDSRFGRAEGTPEGRGPGKARV; translated from the coding sequence ATGGATGAAAAACCAGGCGCCGTCCTGACCATTGACGAGTTGTCTGCCTACCTGAAGATACCGAAGTCGACGCTCTACAAGCTCGTTCGGGAAGGCAAAGTCCCGTGCCAGAAGATTGGCCGCCATTGGCGCTTCCGCAAAGTTGCCATCGACCGCTGGTTGGAAGAGACACACGGCGATACGACAAATCGGCAGGACAGCCGATTTGGACGTGCCGAAGGCACGCCCGAAGGGCGAGGGCCAGGGAAGGCCCGAGTCTAA
- a CDS encoding gamma-glutamylcyclotransferase family protein, whose protein sequence is MTESAMNRREQSMNPNEPSKENTTGILRLFVYGTLKRGYWNHDRFCRGALHVQEAVVRGRLYEMPSGIPVLEVPETDILAHGTADPLADVATQARLAAEFAARAAHPDPGENGAPGGRWGPVYGELLTFDDPETRLPAIDRLKGFLPGGLCLYERVLVPAGIERGMFPAWLYHGGARQWHAMRYLPTGIWMD, encoded by the coding sequence ATGACAGAATCGGCAATGAACCGAAGAGAACAGTCAATGAATCCCAATGAACCATCGAAGGAGAACACAACAGGCATCCTGAGACTCTTCGTCTACGGCACCCTCAAGCGGGGCTACTGGAACCACGACCGCTTCTGCCGGGGCGCGCTGCATGTACAGGAAGCTGTGGTTCGCGGCCGCCTATACGAGATGCCCTCCGGTATCCCCGTCCTGGAGGTGCCCGAGACGGACATCCTGGCCCACGGCACCGCCGACCCGCTCGCCGACGTGGCCACACAGGCGCGCCTGGCCGCGGAGTTCGCCGCACGCGCCGCACACCCCGACCCCGGGGAGAACGGCGCCCCGGGCGGCCGCTGGGGCCCCGTGTACGGCGAGCTCCTGACCTTCGACGATCCCGAGACCCGCCTCCCGGCCATCGACCGCCTCAAGGGCTTCCTGCCCGGCGGACTTTGTCTCTACGAACGCGTTCTCGTTCCGGCAGGTATTGAACGAGGCATGTTCCCGGCCTGGCTGTACCACGGCGGTGCCCGGCAGTGGCATGCCATGCGGTATCTGCCGACCGGTATTTGGATGGATTGA
- a CDS encoding class II glutamine amidotransferase: MCGLAGVIFGKKRRRAEEREYLAWLFTRLLVMSECRGPHATGVAWLNRDGEHRLFKRPARAGQFVTDKAYQEVLSGIDNRTTILLGHTRWRTRGDERINRNNHPIRAGDVIGTHNGTIYNAGYLFRRFKLRRFAQVDSELLFRLAHNAVRDDRIDMERFRARLELCRGQLTAVLASRLDPETILVLKGNKPLELRAHRRYRVVLYASDPAFLDAVLTDERGWRELPVPAMSMVVFRHEDLMEFSRESLEFIAQAKRGKAP, from the coding sequence ATGTGCGGGCTGGCGGGCGTCATCTTCGGGAAGAAGCGGCGGCGCGCCGAGGAACGGGAGTACCTGGCATGGCTCTTCACGCGGCTGCTGGTCATGAGTGAATGCAGGGGTCCTCACGCCACGGGTGTCGCCTGGCTCAACCGCGACGGCGAACACCGGCTCTTCAAGCGGCCGGCACGCGCCGGGCAGTTCGTTACGGACAAGGCATATCAAGAGGTATTGTCCGGCATCGACAATCGCACCACGATCCTGCTCGGACACACTCGGTGGCGCACCCGAGGGGATGAGCGCATCAACCGCAACAACCACCCGATCCGGGCCGGCGACGTCATCGGAACCCACAACGGCACGATCTACAACGCTGGCTACCTTTTCCGTCGGTTCAAACTGCGGCGCTTCGCCCAGGTGGACAGCGAACTGCTTTTCCGCCTGGCCCACAACGCCGTCCGGGACGACCGGATTGATATGGAGAGGTTCAGGGCGCGCCTGGAGCTCTGCCGGGGCCAGTTAACGGCGGTGCTCGCGTCCCGGCTCGATCCCGAAACCATCCTCGTGCTCAAGGGGAACAAACCGCTCGAACTGCGGGCCCACCGCCGGTACCGGGTGGTGCTCTACGCCTCGGACCCCGCCTTCCTGGACGCCGTCCTGACCGACGAGCGCGGCTGGCGGGAGCTGCCTGTTCCTGCCATGAGCATGGTTGTGTTCAGGCACGAGGATCTTATGGAGTTCTCGAGGGAGTCTCTCGAGTTCATCGCTCAGGCAAAAAGGGGGAAAGCACCATGA
- a CDS encoding DUF5049 domain-containing protein: MKVLIKNTALDGRPLDGDGEVFTGRSPLDVVLAMKGATLFSDHRDCEDYIDMVLRNAKMLAGIELVVKGETIEEKAASFLDALVAGGLAEFPDDTAKEESTARRHVPGVRVPAAVLEGILAVRRCGLTNMLDRPVVADLAEKLGFPDAARWIETHPRDYAEGVFRGFEAEEGGGR; this comes from the coding sequence ATGAAGGTTCTCATAAAGAACACCGCCCTGGACGGCCGCCCCCTCGATGGTGACGGTGAAGTTTTCACCGGCCGGTCCCCTCTCGATGTGGTCCTGGCCATGAAAGGGGCGACCCTGTTTTCCGACCATCGGGATTGCGAGGACTACATCGACATGGTCCTGCGCAACGCCAAGATGCTGGCCGGTATCGAACTGGTGGTCAAAGGGGAAACCATCGAGGAGAAGGCCGCGTCCTTCCTCGACGCCCTCGTGGCCGGCGGCCTGGCCGAGTTCCCGGACGACACCGCAAAGGAGGAAAGCACGGCGCGCCGGCACGTGCCCGGGGTGCGCGTTCCGGCGGCGGTGCTGGAGGGCATCCTGGCGGTGCGCCGCTGCGGCCTCACCAACATGCTGGACCGGCCGGTGGTGGCGGACCTGGCGGAGAAGCTCGGCTTCCCCGATGCCGCCCGCTGGATCGAGACCCATCCCAGGGACTACGCCGAGGGCGTGTTCCGGGGCTTCGAGGCCGAAGAAGGAGGTGGGCGCTGA
- a CDS encoding amidoligase family protein → MDLREISFGVEIETVKRRRERVARAIQPVVGGEVRHVGSPACFDPWEVTDTQGRVWKVVADGSLINVPGHLRAEVVSPVLAYEDIPTLQEVIRAVRRCGVKVDEKCGIHIHVDARPFDGRTLANLAKIIYKQEALILTALGVNENRLRNYSKPVSDKLIRKIERSRPRTKDQLNRIWYGYHNRRPQHFDSTRYYGVNLHNVWYRGTVEFRWFEGTLHAGKVRAYIQLVLAVAAKALNGRAASSRKRSYDPQSARYDFRVFLLHLGLIGDEFKTARKHLLAALPGDSAFKRGRPKPEQQTATKAESPTEAGPHNSAGQPNWTCRRHARRGRAMDGEHQTRPPAFYKPRPVARPAGPPAAVQIRCPADLSGDEPAVTDDGGTS, encoded by the coding sequence ATGGACCTTCGGGAAATCAGTTTCGGAGTCGAGATCGAGACGGTCAAGCGCAGGCGCGAACGGGTGGCCCGGGCCATCCAGCCGGTGGTGGGCGGCGAGGTGCGCCACGTGGGCAGCCCGGCCTGCTTCGACCCCTGGGAGGTCACCGACACCCAGGGGCGCGTCTGGAAGGTGGTGGCCGACGGCTCGCTCATCAACGTACCCGGCCACCTGCGGGCCGAGGTGGTGAGCCCGGTCCTCGCCTACGAGGACATCCCCACCCTCCAGGAGGTCATCCGGGCGGTGCGCCGCTGCGGGGTCAAGGTGGACGAGAAGTGCGGCATCCACATCCACGTGGACGCCCGGCCCTTCGACGGGCGGACCCTCGCCAACCTCGCCAAGATCATCTACAAGCAGGAGGCGCTCATCCTCACGGCGCTCGGAGTCAACGAGAACCGGCTCCGCAACTACAGCAAGCCGGTGAGCGACAAGCTCATCAGGAAGATCGAGCGCAGCCGCCCGCGGACCAAGGACCAGCTCAACCGCATCTGGTACGGCTACCACAACCGCCGGCCCCAGCACTTCGACTCGACCCGCTACTACGGCGTGAACCTGCACAACGTCTGGTACCGGGGCACCGTGGAGTTCCGCTGGTTCGAAGGGACGCTCCACGCGGGCAAGGTCCGAGCTTACATTCAGCTGGTCCTGGCCGTAGCCGCCAAGGCCCTGAACGGTCGGGCCGCTTCCAGCCGCAAACGCAGCTACGACCCGCAGAGCGCCAGATACGACTTCAGGGTTTTCCTCCTGCACCTGGGACTCATCGGCGACGAGTTCAAGACGGCGCGCAAACATCTTCTTGCCGCTTTGCCGGGCGACTCGGCATTCAAGCGAGGAAGACCCAAACCCGAACAACAAACCGCCACCAAGGCGGAATCTCCCACGGAGGCCGGGCCACACAATTCGGCAGGACAGCCGAATTGGACGTGCCGAAGGCACGCCCGAAGGGGGCGAGCCATGGACGGCGAGCATCAAACCCGGCCTCCGGCGTTTTACAAGCCACGTCCTGTGGCTCGCCCTGCGGGCCCGCCTGCGGCGGTTCAAATCCGCTGTCCTGCGGATTTGTCAGGGGACGAACCTGCGGTGACGGATGATGGAGGTACGTCATGA
- a CDS encoding VrlD codes for MTEFIPSPREKREGLIRDHALELLANLDARLRRIEKALGLPQEGARAFADVMARIRREEQETRLINRKLMDAGIAHGEEV; via the coding sequence ATGACCGAGTTCATCCCCTCGCCCCGTGAGAAGCGGGAGGGGCTGATCCGCGACCACGCGCTCGAGCTCCTCGCCAACCTGGACGCCCGGCTGCGCCGCATCGAAAAGGCGCTCGGCCTGCCGCAGGAAGGCGCGAGGGCCTTCGCCGACGTCATGGCGCGTATCCGGCGCGAGGAACAGGAGACGCGGCTGATCAACCGGAAGCTGATGGACGCCGGGATAGCACACGGAGAGGAAGTATGA
- a CDS encoding glycogen/starch/alpha-glucan phosphorylase, whose translation MPVQPLVKSQPCESITELEPLGMDPESIQRDYKRHFNYTLGRDRDCRSAHYAYTALGLAVRDRIMERWRDTRHLCSTSLCKQAYYLSMEFLLGRTLGNAMLNLGLKDVATRALYELGIEMEELIEIEPDAGLGNGGLGRLAACFLDSCATLELPVMGYGIRYEYGMFRQVIDNGYQVEEPDHWLRNGNVWELERPELTVRLRFGGRTEVISDGNGGIQRVRWVDTHDILAVPFDVPIPGYHNDTVNTLRLWKSMATDEFDLEEFNAGDYPEAVAAKNTAEQISLVLYPNDTSENGKELRLRQQYFLASASLQDVLRRWVWTHGEDFSQFADKNAFQLNDTHPAIAVPELMRLLMDEHGLGWDEAWSITTRTMAYTNHTLLPEALEKWPVRLFRQLLPRLLEIIYEINARFLAEVDKRWPGDGERLARMSLIEEGHEPQVRMAYLAIVGSFSVNGVAALHSRLLTEGLFRDFYELWPHKFNNKTNGITPRRWLAWANPELSALITETLGEGWVTDLNRLRELAPLAGKPKFQKRWQEIRQHNRQRLIDFVARETGVEIPANFMLDVQVKRIHEYKRQLLNILHVIHLYDRIKRGDVADWTPRAVIIGGKAAPGYLMAKKIIKLINNVAQVVNSDPDTEGLLRVVFLPNYRVSAMEVICAGADLSEQISTAGKEASGTGNMKFMMNGALTIGTLDGANIEILEEVGEEHFFLFGLTAAQVEEMRRHYDPMAFINRDEDLSRVMRLLETGHFNRFEPGIFDDIIGSVKNPHDPWMTAADFRSYVEAQKQAAARFRDQKAWTRSSILNTAASGRFSTDRTISEYNQDIWKLTPLHQLR comes from the coding sequence ATGCCCGTGCAACCTTTGGTCAAAAGCCAACCCTGTGAATCGATCACCGAACTGGAACCGCTGGGGATGGATCCCGAATCGATTCAGCGCGACTACAAGCGCCACTTCAACTATACCCTCGGCCGCGACCGCGACTGCCGCTCGGCCCACTACGCCTACACCGCCCTGGGGCTGGCGGTGCGTGACCGCATCATGGAGCGCTGGCGCGATACCCGCCATCTGTGCAGCACTTCTCTGTGCAAGCAGGCCTATTACCTGTCGATGGAATTCCTCCTCGGCCGCACCCTGGGCAACGCCATGCTCAACCTGGGGCTGAAGGACGTCGCCACCCGGGCGCTGTACGAACTGGGGATCGAGATGGAGGAGCTGATCGAGATCGAGCCGGACGCCGGACTGGGCAACGGCGGCCTGGGACGGCTGGCGGCCTGCTTCCTCGACAGCTGCGCCACCCTGGAACTGCCGGTCATGGGCTACGGCATCCGCTACGAATACGGCATGTTCCGCCAGGTGATCGACAACGGCTACCAGGTGGAGGAGCCGGACCACTGGCTGCGCAACGGCAACGTCTGGGAACTGGAACGGCCCGAACTGACCGTGCGGTTACGCTTCGGCGGCCGCACCGAGGTCATCAGCGACGGCAACGGCGGCATCCAGCGGGTGCGCTGGGTCGATACCCACGATATCCTGGCTGTGCCATTCGACGTGCCGATCCCCGGTTACCACAACGACACCGTCAACACCCTACGGCTGTGGAAGTCCATGGCCACCGACGAGTTCGACCTGGAGGAATTCAACGCCGGGGACTACCCCGAGGCGGTGGCAGCAAAGAACACGGCCGAGCAGATCTCCCTGGTGCTGTACCCCAACGATACCAGCGAGAACGGCAAGGAACTGCGCCTGCGCCAGCAGTATTTCCTCGCCTCGGCCAGCCTGCAGGACGTGCTGCGCCGCTGGGTCTGGACCCACGGCGAGGATTTCAGCCAGTTCGCCGACAAGAACGCCTTCCAGCTCAACGACACCCACCCGGCCATCGCGGTGCCGGAACTGATGCGCCTGCTGATGGACGAGCACGGGCTGGGCTGGGACGAGGCCTGGAGCATCACCACCCGCACCATGGCCTACACCAACCACACCCTGTTGCCGGAGGCGCTGGAGAAGTGGCCGGTGCGGCTGTTCCGGCAGCTGTTGCCGCGGCTGTTGGAAATCATCTACGAGATCAACGCCCGCTTTCTGGCTGAAGTGGACAAACGCTGGCCAGGCGACGGCGAGCGCCTGGCGCGGATGTCCCTGATCGAGGAGGGGCACGAACCCCAGGTGCGCATGGCCTATCTGGCCATCGTCGGCAGCTTCTCGGTCAACGGCGTCGCCGCCCTCCATTCGCGCCTGCTCACCGAGGGGCTGTTCCGCGACTTCTACGAACTGTGGCCCCACAAATTCAACAACAAGACCAACGGCATCACCCCGCGGCGCTGGCTGGCCTGGGCCAACCCCGAGCTGAGCGCGCTGATCACCGAGACGCTGGGGGAGGGCTGGGTCACCGACCTGAACCGCCTGCGGGAACTGGCGCCGCTGGCCGGCAAACCCAAGTTCCAGAAGCGCTGGCAGGAAATCCGCCAGCATAACCGCCAGCGGCTGATCGACTTCGTGGCGCGGGAAACCGGCGTGGAAATCCCCGCAAACTTCATGCTCGACGTCCAGGTCAAGCGCATCCACGAGTACAAGCGCCAGCTCCTCAACATCCTCCACGTCATCCACCTGTACGACCGCATCAAGCGCGGCGACGTGGCCGACTGGACCCCGCGGGCGGTGATCATCGGCGGCAAGGCCGCCCCCGGCTACCTGATGGCCAAAAAGATCATCAAGCTGATCAACAACGTCGCCCAGGTGGTCAACAGCGACCCGGACACCGAAGGGCTGCTGCGGGTGGTGTTCCTGCCCAACTACCGGGTCTCGGCGATGGAGGTGATCTGTGCCGGCGCCGATCTGTCGGAACAAATCTCCACCGCCGGCAAGGAGGCCTCGGGCACCGGCAATATGAAGTTCATGATGAACGGAGCCCTGACCATCGGCACCCTGGACGGCGCCAACATCGAGATCCTCGAGGAAGTGGGCGAGGAGCATTTCTTTCTCTTCGGCCTCACCGCCGCGCAGGTGGAGGAAATGCGCCGCCACTACGATCCGATGGCTTTCATCAACCGCGACGAGGATCTGAGCCGGGTCATGCGCCTGCTGGAAACCGGTCATTTCAACCGCTTCGAACCGGGAATCTTCGACGACATCATCGGCTCGGTCAAAAACCCCCACGATCCGTGGATGACCGCCGCCGACTTCCGCAGCTACGTGGAGGCCCAGAAGCAGGCCGCCGCCCGCTTCCGGGATCAGAAGGCCTGGACCCGTTCCAGCATTCTCAACACCGCCGCCAGCGGGCGGTTCTCCACCGACCGCACCATCAGCGAATACAATCAGGACATTTGGAAGCTGACACCGCTGCATCAGCTGCGCTGA
- a CDS encoding SDR family NAD(P)-dependent oxidoreductase, whose amino-acid sequence MANLLITGIGSGLGKALAGYYLNRGDRVFALSRHLPDDLAGRPGLRFQPCDLQQLEAVGPALHKLLADAERLDLVILNAGVLSAIKDMTATPLYEIDWVMTVNVWANKVLLDTLIDLGLPVEQIVGISSGAAVNCNRGWNAYSLSKAGLNVLLKLYAREMAGTHLTALAPGIIWTPMLAKVVETADTEKYPSVRRIREVEKLSPEEAAERLAATFPRLKEYESGSFLDVRTL is encoded by the coding sequence ATGGCCAATCTCCTCATCACCGGCATCGGCTCCGGCCTCGGCAAGGCCCTGGCCGGGTATTATCTGAACCGGGGCGATCGGGTCTTCGCTCTCAGCCGCCATCTGCCCGACGATCTTGCCGGCCGTCCCGGACTGCGCTTCCAGCCCTGTGACCTGCAGCAGTTGGAGGCGGTCGGCCCGGCCCTGCACAAGCTGCTCGCCGACGCCGAGCGGCTCGATCTGGTGATCCTCAACGCCGGGGTGCTCAGCGCCATCAAGGACATGACCGCAACCCCGCTGTACGAAATCGACTGGGTGATGACGGTCAACGTCTGGGCCAACAAGGTGCTGCTCGACACCCTGATCGACCTGGGGCTGCCGGTGGAGCAGATCGTCGGCATTTCCTCGGGGGCGGCGGTCAACTGCAACCGGGGCTGGAACGCCTATTCCCTGTCCAAGGCCGGTCTCAACGTCCTGCTCAAGCTCTACGCCCGCGAGATGGCGGGCACCCACCTTACCGCCTTGGCGCCGGGCATCATCTGGACCCCGATGCTGGCCAAGGTGGTGGAGACGGCGGACACGGAGAAATACCCTTCGGTCAGGCGCATCCGGGAGGTGGAGAAGCTGTCGCCGGAGGAAGCGGCCGAACGGCTCGCCGCCACCTTCCCCCGGCTCAAGGAATACGAAAGCGGCTCGTTCCTGGACGTGCGCACCCTATGA